One region of Nitrospirae bacterium CG2_30_53_67 genomic DNA includes:
- a CDS encoding IclR family transcriptional regulator encodes MQKEKQDYMIRCVSNALNILESFTEDDAELGVTELGKRLNLHKNNVFRLLATLEMHGYIEQNKISGNYRLGIKPLKLGKAFQRHCGLTSQSKEILRDLVASCNETVSIGVFKGGKVIYIDVEETTKSVRVVSRLGAVLPAYCTSIGKVLLAYKSEKEISSFFQEIHFKPYTTKTVTDQEALLRQFDEIRRRGYAIDNEEFEESVKCIAAPVRDYTRNVVAGLSISGPAHRLPETRIQNELVSLVLNAGMELSKKLGYDIL; translated from the coding sequence ATGCAGAAAGAAAAACAAGACTACATGATCCGATGCGTTTCCAATGCCCTGAATATTCTCGAGTCCTTTACGGAAGATGACGCGGAACTCGGTGTGACCGAACTGGGAAAGAGGCTGAACCTCCACAAGAACAACGTGTTCCGGCTTCTGGCAACGCTGGAGATGCACGGTTATATTGAACAGAACAAGATCTCGGGGAATTACCGTTTGGGCATCAAGCCCCTGAAGCTCGGGAAGGCGTTTCAGCGGCACTGCGGTCTGACCAGTCAATCCAAGGAAATTCTTAGGGACCTGGTTGCATCCTGCAATGAGACCGTATCCATAGGCGTCTTCAAGGGGGGCAAGGTCATTTATATTGATGTGGAAGAGACCACCAAGTCGGTGCGGGTCGTCTCCAGGCTGGGTGCAGTCCTGCCGGCCTATTGCACTTCCATTGGAAAGGTCCTGCTTGCCTACAAGTCCGAAAAGGAGATCTCATCGTTTTTCCAGGAGATCCATTTTAAACCCTACACAACCAAGACGGTCACGGATCAAGAGGCGCTGCTCCGCCAGTTCGATGAGATCCGGCGCCGGGGCTATGCCATCGACAATGAGGAATTTGAAGAATCGGTCAAGTGCATTGCCGCACCGGTCCGGGACTATACCCGGAATGTGGTGGCCGGGCTTTCGATCTCAGGGCCTGCGCATCGTCTTCCAGAAACCAGAATCCAAAACGAGCTGGTTTCGTTGGTCCTAAACGCAGGCATGGAATTATCCAAAAAGCTGGGGTACGATATTTTATGA